A genomic region of Venturia canescens isolate UGA chromosome 9, ASM1945775v1, whole genome shotgun sequence contains the following coding sequences:
- the Tom40 gene encoding mitochondrial import receptor subunit TOM40 homolog 1, producing MGNVLAASAPPPPPPPSTAYPPNLGKPEISSGNLAPQETSARLENPGTIDELHKLCKDVFPMNFEGARLLLNRGLSNHFQISHTLTLSSAIQSGYKFGATYVGTKQTGPTEAYPVFLGDIDPSGNLNANILHQLAPRLKGKLATQVQNNKFTAVQLTTDYRGDSYTASLTLGNPDITNGTGLMVGHYLQTITPSLALGTEIAHQRSPVPGGQITVVSAVGRYTSGESTVSASVGLTGVHLCFHQKVNTELQVSAELEVNARVQESTATVAYQYDLPKADLVFKGSVDSNWTVAAVLEKKLQPLPFTLALSGVLNHSKPDFKLGCGLMIG from the exons ATGGGAAACGTTTTAGCAGCGTCCGCGCCACCTCCACCGCCGCCTCCATCCACGGCTTATCCACCAAATTTAGGAAAACCTGAGATATCGAGCGGTAATTTAGCACCTCAGGAAACAAGCGCTCGTCTCGAAAATCCTGGTACTATTGACGAACTCCACAAACTCTGCAAag atgtATTCCCAATGAATTTTGAGGGCGCAAGGCTGCTACTCAATAGAGGGCTCAGcaatcattttcaaatttcgcaCACACTCACGCTCAGTTCGGCGATACAATCTGGATACAA ATTCGGAGCTACGTACGTAGGTACCAAACAAACCGGACCAACGGAAGCCTATCCAGTTTTTCTGGGCGATATCGATCCTTCAGGCAATTTGAATGCCAACATTCTCCATCAACTTGCTCCTAGACTCAAGGGTAAATTAGCCACCCAAGTtcaaaacaataaatttactGCAGTGCAATTGACCACCGATTACCGAGGAGATTCTTACACGGCTTCTCTCACACTTGGAAATCCTGACATCACAAATGGCACAG GATTAATGGTGGGCCATTATCTCCAAACCATAACTCCGTCATTAGCTCTCGGTACTGAAATAGCACATCAACGAAGTCCCGTGCCCGGTGGACAGATCACTGTCGTTTCAGCAGTCGGTCGTTATACGAGTGGCGAGTCAACCGTAAGCGCGAGTGTCG GCCTGACCGGTGTTCACTTGTGTTTCCATCAAAAAGTCAATACGGAGCTCCAAGTATCGGCGGAGCTTGAAGTGAACGCGAGGGTACAAGAGTCGACCGCAACTGTAGCTTATCAATACGATCTTCCCAAGGCAGATTTAGTTTTTAAAG gaaGCGTTGATTCGAATTGGACGGTGGCAGCGGTCCTGGAGAAGAAATTGCAGCCATTGCCATTCACGCTAGCGCTGAGCGGCGTATTGAATCACTCGAAGCCAGACTTTAAGCTCGGTTGTGGTCTGATGATCGGTTAA